The sequence below is a genomic window from Streptomyces sp. NBC_00289.
CGCACAGCGCGCACGCACCGTGCACACGCACGTTCCATCTGCTGACCGATATAGGAGACATACCGTGACATCGGCTGTGACCATTCCCAGGCACGGGGGCACTGGAGGGCGTACGGCCGTTGCCGCACGGGCACGGCAGGTCGTGAAGGCGTACGGGTCCGGGGAGACCCGTGTCGTCGCCCTCGACCACGTCGACGTGGACATCGTCCGCGGCCAGTTCACCGCGATCATGGGCCCCTCGGGGTCCGGCAAGTCCACCCTGATGCACTGCCTCGCCGGGCTCGACACCGTGACGAGCGGTCAGATCTACCTGGACGACACCGAGATCACCGGGCTGAAGGACAAGAAGCTCACGAAGCTGCGCCGGGACCGGATCGGCTTCATCTTCCAGGCGTTCAACCTGCTCCCGACGCTCAACGCGCTCGAGAACATCACGCTGCCCATGGACATCGCGGGCCGCAAGCCGGACCGGGCCTGGCTGGACCAGGTCGTCGACACCGTCGGCCTCAGGGAGCGGCTGCGCCACCGGCCCAACCAGCTCTCCGGCGGCCAGCAGCAGCGGGTCGCGGTGGCCCGCGCCCTCGCCGCCCGGCCGGAGATCATCTTCGGCGACGAGCCGACCGGAAACCTCGACTCGCGCGCCGGCGCCGAGGTCCTGGGCTTCCTGCGCCGGTCCGTGGACGACCTCGGGCAGACCATCGTCATGGTCACCCACGACCCGGTGGCCGCCTCCTACGCGGACCGCGTGCTGTACCTCGCCGACGGCCGGATCGTCGACGAGATGTACAAGCCGACCGCCGACACGGTCCTCGACCGCATGAAGGACTTCGACGCCCGGGGGCGTACGTCATGACCGTGCTCAAGACCTCGATGCGCAACTTCTTCGCGCACAAGGGACGCATGGCCCTGTCGGCCGTGGCGGTCATGCTGTCGGTGGCGTTCGTGTGCGGCACGCTGGTCTTCACCGACACCATGGGGACCACCTTCGACAAACTCTTCGCGGCCACCTCGTCCGACGTGACGGTCAGCGCCAAGGGCGCCTCGGACACCGGCGAGACCACCTCCGGCAACGGCAAGCCGCCGGTCATGCCGGCCGCCGTGCTCGACACCGTGCGCAAGGCCGACGGGGTGAAGTCGGCGGAGGGGACCGTCTTCTCCACCTCGGTGACCGTCGTCGACGCCGACAAGGACAACCTGTCGCCCTCCAGCGGCGCCCCCACCATCGTGGGCAGCTGGAACGGCAACGACGCCCGCACCATGAAGATCACCTCCGGTACGGCGCCCGAGGGCTCCGGCCAGATCATGATCGACGCGGACACCGCCGACAAGCACCACCTCGGGCTCGGTGACGAGATCGGCGTGATCAGCGCGGTCGGCACCCACACCGCGAAGATCTCCGGCATCGCCACCTTCACCGTCACCAACCCCGGTGCCGCGATCTTCTACCTCGACACCGGGACGGCCCAGCGGACGCTGGTCGGCGAGTCGGGCGTCTACACGAACGTCAACGTCACGGCCGCGGCCGGGGTGACCGACGCCGTGCTGAAGAAGAACGTCGCCGCCGAGATCGGCACCGGCTACAAGGTGCAGACCGCCAAGGAGACCGCCGACGCCAACCAGCAGGACGTCGAGGGCTTCATGAACGTCATGAAGTACGCGATGCTCGGCTTCGCCGGAATCGCCTTCCTCGTCGGCATCTTCCTGATCATCAACACCTTCTCGATGCTGGTCGCCCAGCGCACGCGGGAGATCGGCCTGATGCGGGCCATCGGCTCCAGCCGCAAGCAGGTCAACCGCTCCGTGCTGGCCGAGGCCCTGCTCCTCGGGTTCTTCGGATCCGTCCTCGGGGTCGGCGCGGGGGTCGGTATCGCGATCGGCCTGATGAAGCTCATGGGCATGACGGGCATGAACCTCTCGACCGACGACCTCACCGTCGCCTGGACCACCCCCGTGGTCGGCCTGGTGCTGGGCATCGTCGTCACCGTCCTGGCCGCCTACCTGCCGGCCCGGCGCGCCGGCAAGGTCTCCCCGATGGCCGCGCTGCGCGACGCCGGCGCCCCCGCCGGGGCGAAGGCCGGCTGGATCCGCGGGGTGCTGGGCACGGTCCTCACCGTCGGCGGCGGCTTCGGGCTCTACGTGGCCACCACCGCGGACACGGCGAGCGAGGGCTCGATGTGGCTGGGCCTGGGCGTGGTGCTGTCCCTGATCGGCTTCGTGGTCATCGGACCGCTGCTCGCGGGCGGTGTGGTGCGCGTCCTGGGCGCCGTACTGCTGCGGGCCTTCGGACCGGTCGGACGGATGGCCGAGCGCAACGCCCTGCGCAACCCGCGCCGCACCGGCGCCACCGGCGCCGCCCTCATGATCGGCCTGGCACTGGTCGCCTGTCTGTCGGTGGTCGGCTCCTCGATGGTCGCCTCGGCCACGGGACAGCTCGACAAGACCGTGGGCACGGACTTCATCATCCAGTCCGACAGCGGGCAGGTGATCACCTCGCAGGCGGTCAAGGCCGTGAAGTCGACCAAGGGGCTGGAGCGGGTCACCGAGTACAAGGTGCTCGACGCCGACCTCACCACCCCCGACGGCAAGACGTCCAAGAGCGAGACGATCAACGCGGCCGACCCGACGTACGCACAGGACCTGCGGACCGAGACGGTGCGGGGCGAGCTGGCCGACGCCTACCGGCCCGACTCGATGTCGGTCTTCGAGGGCTTCGCCGAGAAGCACGACATCAGGATCGGCTCCAAGGTCGGCGTCGCCTTCAAGGACGGCACGAAGGCCTCGCTCACGGTCCGCGCCATCACCAGCGACGACGCCGTGATCGACAAGGGCGCGATGTACGCGTCGATCACCACCGTGTCGAAGTACGTCCCGGCCGACCGGATGCCGCTGGACGTGCTGGTCTTCGCCACCGCTAAGGACGGACAGCAGGACGCCGCCTACACCTCGCTGAAGTCGGCGCTGCACGACTACCCGCAGTACACCGTCCGCGACCAGACGGACTACAAGGAGGCCCTCAAGGACCAGATCGGCCAGCTGCTCAACATGATCTACGGCCTGCTGGCCCTCGCGATCATCGTCGCGGTGCTCGGTGTGGTGAACACGCTGGCGC
It includes:
- a CDS encoding ABC transporter permease produces the protein MTVLKTSMRNFFAHKGRMALSAVAVMLSVAFVCGTLVFTDTMGTTFDKLFAATSSDVTVSAKGASDTGETTSGNGKPPVMPAAVLDTVRKADGVKSAEGTVFSTSVTVVDADKDNLSPSSGAPTIVGSWNGNDARTMKITSGTAPEGSGQIMIDADTADKHHLGLGDEIGVISAVGTHTAKISGIATFTVTNPGAAIFYLDTGTAQRTLVGESGVYTNVNVTAAAGVTDAVLKKNVAAEIGTGYKVQTAKETADANQQDVEGFMNVMKYAMLGFAGIAFLVGIFLIINTFSMLVAQRTREIGLMRAIGSSRKQVNRSVLAEALLLGFFGSVLGVGAGVGIAIGLMKLMGMTGMNLSTDDLTVAWTTPVVGLVLGIVVTVLAAYLPARRAGKVSPMAALRDAGAPAGAKAGWIRGVLGTVLTVGGGFGLYVATTADTASEGSMWLGLGVVLSLIGFVVIGPLLAGGVVRVLGAVLLRAFGPVGRMAERNALRNPRRTGATGAALMIGLALVACLSVVGSSMVASATGQLDKTVGTDFIIQSDSGQVITSQAVKAVKSTKGLERVTEYKVLDADLTTPDGKTSKSETINAADPTYAQDLRTETVRGELADAYRPDSMSVFEGFAEKHDIRIGSKVGVAFKDGTKASLTVRAITSDDAVIDKGAMYASITTVSKYVPADRMPLDVLVFATAKDGQQDAAYTSLKSALHDYPQYTVRDQTDYKEALKDQIGQLLNMIYGLLALAIIVAVLGVVNTLALSVVERTREIGLMRAIGLSRRQLRRMIRMESVVIALFGALLGLGLGMGWGATAQKLLALEGLTVLDIPWPTIIGVFIGSAFVGLFAALVPAFRAGRMNVLNAIATE
- a CDS encoding ABC transporter ATP-binding protein, producing the protein MTSAVTIPRHGGTGGRTAVAARARQVVKAYGSGETRVVALDHVDVDIVRGQFTAIMGPSGSGKSTLMHCLAGLDTVTSGQIYLDDTEITGLKDKKLTKLRRDRIGFIFQAFNLLPTLNALENITLPMDIAGRKPDRAWLDQVVDTVGLRERLRHRPNQLSGGQQQRVAVARALAARPEIIFGDEPTGNLDSRAGAEVLGFLRRSVDDLGQTIVMVTHDPVAASYADRVLYLADGRIVDEMYKPTADTVLDRMKDFDARGRTS